The proteins below are encoded in one region of Neofelis nebulosa isolate mNeoNeb1 chromosome 17, mNeoNeb1.pri, whole genome shotgun sequence:
- the LOC131499211 gene encoding tigger transposable element-derived protein 1: MTPKRSGEVVPSAPKRKKAVMCLMEKIRVLDKLRSGMSCSAVGREFNVNESTIRYIKKKEKEIRRSVREAAPESAKVTSIVREEAMEKMEKRLNLWIHEMTTDKKGVVDSIVVRLKAKEIYGHVTQGQKNVKPFSASAGWLARFKRRYGVNNVKLAGEASSADLEAAEEFKKHLLSVIQDKGYVEEQVFNADETGLFYKDVGKRTYITQMACKAPGFKSFQDYATLLLCTNAKGDFKCKPLMVYRAQNPQALKGKSVNHMPVHWRWNKKAWMTSSWFHNCFVPEVECYLQGRNLAFKVLLILDNAPVHCCEELKNAHPNVEVLFMPPNTTSLIQPLDQGIIKAFKAHYTRELYSKGFQALESNKETTMMDYWKSVTIRNVIDYVGTAWGSIKQATINSCWKNVWPDCVQNFEGFEGVAESIKNSVENIMHIARQISGEGFDDMKEEDVEEILAEKAVEPTNEDLDEMAKQGIGVGSDEDGNESQPKTSRIDPLTATKISEWNSALERIFNDMIECDPMLDRSLKFKRLTSTAFAPYAEMLKDLRQKAKQTRLTQLFEPVWEGKLPTPSTSHERQTPEVELPNVDMLSSSAE; the protein is encoded by the coding sequence ATGACCCCCAAGCGTAGTGGTGAAGTGGTGCCTAGTGCTCCTAAGCGCAAGAAGGCTGTcatgtgccttatggagaaaatacgtGTGCTAGATAAGCTTCGTTCAGGCATGAGTTGTAGTGCTGTTGGCcgtgagttcaatgttaatgaatcaacaatccGGTacatcaagaaaaaggaaaaggaaattcgCCGATCTGTACGTGAGGCTGCTCCGGAAAGTGCTAAAGTAACGTCTATAGTGCGTGAGGAAGCtatggaaaagatggaaaagcGGCTAAATTTGTGGATTCATGAGATGACAACCGATAAAAAAGGCGTGGTGGACAGCATTGTCGTGAGGCTGAAAGCCAAAGAAATTTACGGTCATGTAACCCAAGGCCAGAAAAACGTTAAACCTTTCTCCGCCAGCGCTGGCTGGCTTGCACGTTTCAAAAGGCGATATGGTGTGAACAATGTTAAACTTGCAGGTGAGGCAAGTTCTGCAGATCTGGAGGCtgcagaagaatttaaaaaacatttgctgAGTGTTATACAGGACAAAGGATACGTGGAAGAGCAGGTTTTCAACGCTGAtgagactggcttattttacAAGGACGTTGGCAAAAGAACCTATATAACACAAATGGCCTGCAAAGCCCCTGGCTTTAAATCATTCCAAGACTATGCAACCTTGCTGTTGTGCACTAATGCCAAGGGCGACTTCAAGTGCAAACCTCTAATGGTATACAGAGCCCAGAATCCACAAGCACTTAAAGGGAAAAGCGTCAACCATATGCCTGTCCATTGGAGATGGAACAAAAAAGCGTGGATGACATCCAGCTGGTTCCACAACTGCTTCGTACCAGAAGTTGAATGCTATCTCCAGGGCAGAAACCTTGCCTTCaaggttttattaattttggatAACGCCCCAGTCCATTGCTGTGAAGAACTCAAAAATGCCCACCCCAACGTAGAAGTTCTTTTCATGCCCCCAAACACTACATCTCTCATCCAACCCCTGGATCAGGGTATAATAAAAGCTTTCAAGGCACACTATACCAGGGAGCTTTATAGCAAGGGTTTCCAGGCTCTCGAATCCAACAAGGAAACTACCATGATGGACTATTGGAAGTCAGTTACCATACGTAACGTTATTGATTATGTTGGGACAGCCTGGGGCAGCATCAAACAAGCTACTATCAATAGCTGTTGGAAAAATGTTTGGCCAGACTGTGTGCAAAATTTCGAAGGCTTTGAAGGTGTCGCAGAAAGCATAAAGAACAGTGTCGAAAACATAATGCATATCGCACGGCAAATAAGTGGAGAAGGCTTTGACGACATGAAGGAGGAAGATGTGGAGGAAATTTTGGCAGAGAAGGCAGTAGAACCCACCAACGAAGACCTGGACGAGATGGCAAAACAAGGCATTGGGGTCGGCAGTGATGAGGACGGCAATGAGAGTCAGCCTAAGACTTCAAGAATTGACCCTCTTACAGCGACCAAAATATCCGAATGGAATTCTGCCTTGGAAAGAATTTTCAATGACATGATAGAGTGTGACCCTATGCTTGATCGCAGCCTCAAATTTAAGCGCCTCACCTCCACAGCATTTGCCCCTTATGCCGAGATGCTTAAAGATTTGAGGCAAAAAGCTAAGCAGACAAGGCTGACCCAACTTTTCGAGCCAGTTTGGGAGGGAAAATTGCCGACTCCGTCAACAAGTCACGAGAGGCAAACTCCTGAGGTTGAACTGCCAAATGTTGACATGCTTTCCTCTTCTGCAGAATAA